The Candidatus Methylomirabilota bacterium DNA window GGCGTGGATCTCTTCCCGACATTCATCCAGGCCCACACCTGCTCCCACGCCTTCGGCCAGATGCGCCAGCTCACGTCCGTCGTCTTCGAGGGGATCCCCGAGCGCTTCCCGCGCCTGCGTCTGGCCTTCCTCGAGGCCGGCTGCGGCTGGGCGCCGTACTGGATGGAGCGCATGGACGACGAGTACGCCAAGCGCGCGGAGGAAGCGCCGGCGCTGCGCAAGAAGCCGAGCGAGTACATCCGGGGCGGGTCCATCTACTTCTCCTGCGAGGCCGACGAATGGCTGCTGCCGCAGGCGGTGAAGCTCGTGGGCGAGAACCAGATCGTGTACGCGTCCGACTTCCCCCACTGGGACCACAGCTACCCCGGCTCGATCGACGAGATCAAGGACCGCGGCGACATCACGGATGCGCAGAAGCGGAAGATCCTCGCGGACAATACGCGCCGCCTCTACGGCCTCAAGCCCTGAGCCGACCCCCGGAGAGGGAGAGATCCGATCAATGGACTGCTGCAGCCACGAGGGGCCGACGAAGGGCGACGCAAAGTTCGACTTCAAGAAGATCGCCGACGGCGTGCACGTCGCCGTCGCCGCGCCCGCCTACAAGGTGAATTGCAACACCGCGATCATCGAGAGCGACGACGGCGTGGTCATCGTGGACACGCACTCCAAGCCCTCGGCGGCGCGCGTCATCGTCGAGGGGCTGGGCGACATCACGAAGAAGCCCGTCCGCTACGTCGTCAACACGCACTTCCACTGGGACCACTGGCACGGCAACGAGGTCTACCCCGCCGCCTACCCCAACGCCGAGATCATCACCAATCAGCTCACGCGGGAGGCGATGGTGCGGAAGGGGCTCAAGCGCATCCAGGACCACGTCCGCCAGGTGCCGGGCGAGATCGCCAAGCTCAAGGCCGACCTCGCCGCGGCCACCACCGCAGCAGAGCGCGCGAAGCTCCAGGCCGACCTGGGCCACGCCGAGTCGTACCTTGCCGAGGTGACGGCGCTGAAGCCCGCGCTCCCCACCATGGCCTTCGAGCGGACGATGAAGCTCTACCGCCGCGACCGCGAGATCCATCTCCTCTATCTCGGGCGCGCCCACACCGAGGGGGACGTGTTCGTCTATCTCCCGAAGGAAAAGGTGGTTGTTACGGGCGACGCCGTCATCGGCTGGACGCCCTTCATGGGCGACGGCTACCCCGAGGACTGGGTGACGACGCTGGACCGCCTCGCCGAGCTCGACTTCACCCACATCATCATGGGCCACGGCGAGCCCGCGGGCCGCGACTGGCTCCGGATCTTCCGCGGCTACGTCCATGACATGGTCGAAGCCGTCCGCG harbors:
- a CDS encoding MBL fold metallo-hydrolase; this encodes MDCCSHEGPTKGDAKFDFKKIADGVHVAVAAPAYKVNCNTAIIESDDGVVIVDTHSKPSAARVIVEGLGDITKKPVRYVVNTHFHWDHWHGNEVYPAAYPNAEIITNQLTREAMVRKGLKRIQDHVRQVPGEIAKLKADLAAATTAAERAKLQADLGHAESYLAEVTALKPALPTMAFERTMKLYRRDREIHLLYLGRAHTEGDVFVYLPKEKVVVTGDAVIGWTPFMGDGYPEDWVTTLDRLAELDFTHIIMGHGEPAGRDWLRIFRGYVHDMVEAVREEAARGATLEEVQRRVPDRLAPTYEKPFSTYGDYRPWRAGLLRNIERTYAMVS